A portion of the Uloborus diversus isolate 005 unplaced genomic scaffold, Udiv.v.3.1 scaffold_14, whole genome shotgun sequence genome contains these proteins:
- the LOC129232866 gene encoding zinc finger protein 239-like: MACQAQNREKQLSCEPDEKRYFCQDCSKTFPFLSQFKKHLRVHTGEKPYSCDHCSKAFTQSSNLIKHMRVHTGEKPFACEYCPKAFSLSSHLETHVRIHTGEKPYSCECCSKAFSRSSSLKTHLRVHTGEKPYSCDHCLKTFSDASNLKHHMKVHTGEKPYTCDYCSKTFSDASNLKHHMKVHTGEKPHSCDHCSKSFYDATNLKHHMKVHTGEKPYSCECCSKAFCRSSSLKIHLRVHTGEKPYS, from the coding sequence ATGGCGTGTCAAGCACAGAACCGTGAAAAACAGCTTTCATGTGAACCTGACGAAAAACGTTACTTTTGTCAagattgttcaaagacatttccTTTCCTTTCACAATTTAAGAAGCATTTGAGGGTtcacactggcgaaaaaccatattcatgcgatcactgctctaaagcattcactcaatcttcaaatttaataaaacatatgAGAGtacatactggtgaaaaaccctTTGCATGTGAATATTGCCCAAAGGCGTTTTCTTTGAGTTCACACTTAGAGACACATGTGCGGATCCATACCGGCGAAAAGCCATATTCATGCGAATGTTGCTCGAAGGCATTTTCTCGCAGTTCAAGCTTAAAGACACATTTGAGggtccatactggtgaaaagccgtATTCGTGTGACCATTGTTTAAAGACTTTTTCAGACGCTTCAAACTTAAAGCATCACATGAAAGTCCACACTGGCGAAAAGCCATATACGTGTGACTATTGTTCGAAGACTTTTTCTGACGCTTCAAACTTGAAGCATCACATGAAAGTCCACACTGGCGAAAAGCCACATTCGTGTGACCATTGTTCAAAGAGTTTTTATGACGCTACAAACTTAAAGCATCACATGAAAGTCCACACTGGCGAAAAGCCATATTCATGCGAATGTTGCTCGAAGGCATTTTGTCGCAGTTCAAGCTTAAAGATTCATTTGAGggttcatactggtgaaaagccgtATTCGTAA